A window of the Hevea brasiliensis isolate MT/VB/25A 57/8 chromosome 6, ASM3005281v1, whole genome shotgun sequence genome harbors these coding sequences:
- the LOC110666273 gene encoding protein EIN6 ENHANCER isoform X2 has product MEPEVIKAELVLPTHLSFKRMQMYEKYPKGQARGRHWKHLKQILQAENFQNYPPDEPNYVNIESPPSMHPCKRICDLTGFEAPYFDPRTNLRYASADVFKLVRSLPNEYVQRYLALRNAAVVLK; this is encoded by the exons ATGGAACCCGAGGTTATAAAAGCAGAGCTTGTGTTGCCAACACATTTGAGCTTCAAGAGGATGCAAATGTATGAGAAGTACCCAAAAGGCCAAGCAAGAGGTCGCCATTGGAAACATCTCAAGCAGATTCTTCAGGCTGAGAATTTCCAAAACTACCCTCCTGATGAACCTAATT ATGTTAATATTGAATCCCCACCCTCAATGCATCCATGCAAGAGAATCTGTGATTTAACTGGATTTGAG GCACCATACTTTGATCCAAGAACCAACCTACGATATGCCAGTGCCGATGTCTTCAAGCTTGTAAGATCACTTCCAAATGAGTATGTGCAGAGGTATCTGGCACTGAGAAATGCAGCAGTTGTTCTGAAATGA
- the LOC110666273 gene encoding chromatin-remodeling complex subunit ies6 isoform X1, which produces MSPLVLYQIPIPFTLPGSCSHKLRRRRLSRIELPAVYFPIWVFEFDSPSSVLRAIVAQVTYTIRKTHFPFSPSSHPPSSGEDNGQKLILRLFKAPYFDPRTNLRYASADVFKLVRSLPNEYVQRYLALRNAAVVLK; this is translated from the exons ATGAGCCCATTAGTCCTTTACCAAATCCCAATTCCCTTTACACTTCCCGGCTCATGCTCGCACAAGCTCCGACGAAGGCGATTGTCGCGCATTGAATTACCGGCAGTTTACTTCCCAATTTGGGTTTTTGAATTTGATTCTCCTTCCTCTGTCCTTCGAGCTATAGTAGCACAGGTGACATACACAATACGAAAAACCCATTTTCCTTTTTCACCCAGTTCTCATCCCCCAAGCTCCGGCGAAGACAACGGTCAGAAATTGATTCTCCGGCTATTTAAG GCACCATACTTTGATCCAAGAACCAACCTACGATATGCCAGTGCCGATGTCTTCAAGCTTGTAAGATCACTTCCAAATGAGTATGTGCAGAGGTATCTGGCACTGAGAAATGCAGCAGTTGTTCTGAAATGA
- the LOC110666272 gene encoding transportin-1, with amino-acid sequence MAAPASASWQPQEEGLKEICGLLEHQISHSSSADKSQIWQQLQHYSQIPDFNNYLVFILTRTKGKSVEIRQAAGLLLKNNLRNAYKSMTMAYQQFIKSELLPCIGAADRHIRSTVGTIISVIVQIGGISEWPELLQALVTCLDSNDLNHMEGAMDALSKICEDIPQVLDSDVPGLSDRPIKIFLPRFYHFFQSPHSSLRKLALVSVNQYIMLMPAALYASMNQYLQGLFILAPDPASEVRKLVCAAFVQLIEVRPFFLEPHFRDVIDYILQVNKDGDHEVALEACEFWSAYCDAQLPPENLREFLPRLIPVLLSNMVYADDDESLVDAEEDESLPDRDQDLKPRFHASRIHGSDSLDDDDDDIVNVWNLRKCSAAALDVLSNVFGDEILPTLLPVVQGKLSATGDEGWKDREAAVLALGAVAEGCINGLYPHLSQIVEFLIPLLDDKFPLIRSISCWTLSRFSKYIVQESGHKKGYELFDKVLMGLLRRILDTNKRVQEAACSAFATLEEEAAEELAPRLEIILQHLMCAFGKYQRRNLRIVYDAIGTLADAVGAELDQPTYLENLMPPLIGKWQQLSNSDKDLFPLLECFTSIAQALGPGFSQFAEPVFQRCINIIQSQLVAKVDPISIGVPYDKEFIVCSLDLLSGLAEGLGSGIQSLVSQSSLRDLLLQCCMDDASDVRQSAFALLGDLARVCAVHLHPRLPEFLDVAAKQLNTTKLKETVSVANNACWAIGELAVKVHQEISPVVMTVISCLVPILQHSEELNKSLIENSAITLGRLAWVCPELVSPHMEHFMQSWCIALSTIRDDIEKEDAFRGLCAMARANPSGALSSLVFMCKAIASWHEIRSKELHNEVCQVLHGYKQMLRNGTWDEYMSALEPPVKEKLSKYQV; translated from the exons ATGGCGGCACCGGCGAGTGCCTCTTGGCAACCTCAGGAAGAGGGATTGAAGGAGATCTGTGGGTTGCTGGAGCACCAGATTTCTCATTCTTCTTCTGCTGATAAGTCCCAGATTTGGCAGCAACTTCAGCACTACTCTCAAATCCCCGATTTCAACAATTATCTTGTTTTCATTCTAACTCGCACTAAG GGTAAATCCGTGGAAATTCGACAAGCTGCTGGCCTGCTGCTGAAAAACAACCTCAGAAATGCATATAAATCAATGACTATGGCTTACCAACAATTTATTAAGTCGGAGTTGTTGCCTTGTATAGGAGCAGCAGATAGGCATATAAGGTCAACAGTTGGGACCATTATAAGTGTTATTGTTCAAATAGGGGGAATTTCAGAGTGGCCTGAGCTGTTGCAGGCTCTTGTAACTTGTTTGGACAGTAATGATCTAAATCACATGGAAGGTGCCATGGATGCTCTGTCTAAG ATTTGTGAGGATATCCCTCAAGTTTTGGATTCGGATGTACCTGGGTTATCTGATCGCCCCATCAAGATTTTCCTCCCTCGATTTTACCAT TTTTTCCAGTCACCACACAGTTCGTTGAGAAAGCTTGCCTTGGTTTCTGTTAATCAGTACATTATGTTAATGCCTGCT GCTTTATATGCATCTATGAATCAATATCTTCAGGGTTTGTTCATACTTGCTCCTGATCCTGCTTCAGAAGTGCGGAAATTG GTTTGTGCAGCATTTGTTCAGTTAATTGAAGTCCGTCCATTTTTCTTAGAG CCACATTTTAGAGATGTTATTGACTATATTTTACAAGTCAACAAGGACGGTGATCATGAAGTAGCTCTTGAAGCATGTGAATTCTG GTCTGCATACTGTGATGCTCAGTTACCACCTGAGAACTTGAGAGAATTCTTGCCCCGTCTAATTCCA GTTTTGTTGTCAAACATGGTTTATGCTGATGATGACGAGTCACTTGTTGATGCTGAG GAGGATGAGTCTCTTCCAGATCGTGATCAG GATCTGAAACCACGTTTTCATGCATCACGAATTCATGGATCAGATAGCTTGGATGATGAT GATGATGACATAGTTAATGTATGGAATTTAAGGAAATGCAGTGCAGCTGCTCTTGATGTTCTATCAAATGTGTTTGGAGATGAGATTCTTCCAACTCTGCTGCCTGTTGTTCAG GGCAAGTTGTCTGCCACTGGTGATGAAGGCTGGAAAGACAGGGAAGCAGCTGTCTTGGCTCTTGGTGCTGTAGCTGAGGGTTGTATTAATGGTCTTTATCCTCATCTCTCTCAG ATCGTGGAATTTCTTATTCCCTTGTTGGATGATAAGTTTCCCCTCATACGGAGTATTTCTTGCTGGACGCTTTCTAGATTCAGCAAATACATTGTTCAG GAAAGTGGCCACAAAAAAGGATATGAACTGTTTGACAAGGTTCTTATGGGTCTTTTACGGAGAATATTAGATACTAACAAGCGGGTCCAAGAGGCTGCTTGTTCGGCTTTTGCAACACTGGAAGAG GAGGCTGCTGAAGAGTTGGCACCACGCTTAGAGATTATTCTACAGCACCTCATGTGTGCTTTTGGAAAATATCAG AGACGGAATCTCAGAATTGTATATGATGCTATTGGAACTCTTGCAGATGCTGTTGGAGCAGAACTGGATCAG CCAACTTATCTTGAAAATCTGATGCCACCATTGATCGGAAAGTGGCAGCAGCTTTCAAATTCAGATAAAGATCTTTTTCCATTGCTTGAGTGCTTTACATCCATAGCACAG GCACTGGGTCCAGGGTTCTCTCAATTTGCTGAGCCTGTGTTTCAGAGGTGTATAAATATCATCCAGAGCCAACTTGTGGCCAAG GTTGATCCCATTTCAATTGGAGTACCATACGATAAAGAGTTTATTGTCTGCTCTCTGGATCTCCTCTCTGGGCTTGCTGAGGGTCTTGGTAGTGGGATACAGAGTTTG GTTTCACAAAGTAGTTTGAGGGACCTGCTTCTGCAATGTTGCATGGATGATGCCTCTGATGTTCGACAAAGTGCCTTTGCACTCCTTGGAGACCTTGCAAGA GTGTGTGCTGTTCATTTGCACCCTCGACTGCCTGAATTTCTTGATGTTGCAGCCAAACAACTG AACACTACCAAGCTTAAGGAAACTGTGTCAGTAGCAAATAATGCTTGTTGGGCTATTGGAGAATTAGCAGTTAAG GTTCATCAAGAAATTTCTCCTGTTGTTATGACTGTCATTTCATGCTTAGTTCCAATCCTTCAACATTCAGAG GAGCTGAACAAATCCCTCATTGAAAATAGTGCAATCACTCTTGGGAGGCTTGCATGGGTTTGTCCTGAACTTGTATCACCACACATGGAGCATTTCATGCAATCATGGTGCATTGCTTTGTCTAC AATTCGTGATGATATTGAAAAGGAGgatgctttccgaggtctatgtgcAATG GCTCGAGCAAATCCTTCAGGAGCTCTAAGTTCACTAGTTTTCATGTGCAAAGCTATAGCAAGTTGGCAT GAAATAAGGAGCAAAGAGCTGCACAATGAAGTTTGTCAGGTGTTGCATGGTTATAAACAG